The following are encoded in a window of Nibricoccus aquaticus genomic DNA:
- a CDS encoding endo-1,4-beta-xylanase — translation MNTRLIALTLLGAAMMTASFAAPVPTKRVALVFDDGPRPADAEPLLAVLAQEKVMVTFALVGDRVNENPATAKAIAAAGHEVVNHSQTHAQPRDLDDGALAKDVAEAQRVITQALGVAPRWYWPPYLTVDDRVREAAKKAGITVYAPKHLVSSQDWDKAVPAEEIFKKATTDVRDGTVILFHEWRAETRQQLPAILAELRKQGCVFFTFSALEAELRGGAGAAPAAAMAEGAAMGGAKIPEGGEALLTGDVIKDFTISAQSGNENAFSLSRVDVKGQAFSRAIKMETMRDLSPAWAVEARVPLGKAVKKGDTGLVRFFARAVASADETGAGYVRVVVQQAGPNYAKSVESTVTMRGEWQEFLLPFTFVDSYGKGGLELSFGFGFKRETVEIGGIEVLGFGTQVKAADLPKTRFTYVGREADAAWRKEALARIEKIRKSAFVIETRDANGQPVAGATIKVEQVRSAFHFGTALQFARLTQDSPDNKIYREKAKELFNAASPENDLKWPVWIGEWKGAYSQQQSLEGLRWLRENGFHVRGHVLVWPGWKNLPEMIKKLNGSKKERATIPGLVLKHIAEITGATKEFIQEWDVLNEPYDNHDLMALFGNDIMTEWFKAAEKGAPGVPLYLNDYSNHDLVADKAHCLEFFKVAKFLQSKGSPLGGLGLQGHISAQPNPPENVLAALEVYSEFKLPIRITEFDIDTDDQQLQADYTRDFLILCYSHPSVVGVQHWGFWEKAHWRPKGALYRGDWSEKPAGKIYRSLVLNDWRTKVQGKAGKTGKVGGRGFHGEYVVTVERDGKMTQQTFSLKPEEEKTTVQVVLP, via the coding sequence ATGAATACCCGATTGATCGCACTTACCCTGCTTGGAGCGGCGATGATGACTGCCTCCTTTGCTGCGCCGGTCCCGACGAAACGTGTCGCGCTGGTGTTCGATGATGGCCCGAGGCCGGCGGACGCGGAGCCGTTGCTGGCGGTGCTGGCGCAGGAAAAGGTCATGGTGACGTTCGCGCTCGTGGGCGATCGCGTGAATGAGAATCCGGCGACGGCGAAAGCGATCGCGGCGGCGGGACATGAAGTGGTGAATCATTCGCAGACGCACGCGCAGCCGCGCGATCTCGATGACGGAGCGCTCGCGAAGGACGTGGCGGAGGCGCAGCGCGTGATCACGCAGGCGCTCGGCGTGGCGCCGCGCTGGTACTGGCCGCCTTATCTGACGGTGGATGATCGCGTGCGCGAGGCGGCGAAGAAAGCGGGCATCACGGTTTATGCGCCGAAGCATCTGGTGAGTTCGCAGGATTGGGACAAAGCGGTGCCGGCGGAGGAAATTTTCAAGAAGGCGACGACGGATGTGCGCGATGGAACGGTGATTTTGTTTCACGAGTGGCGCGCAGAGACGCGGCAGCAGTTGCCTGCGATCCTCGCGGAGCTGCGGAAGCAGGGCTGTGTGTTTTTCACGTTCAGCGCGCTGGAGGCGGAGCTGCGTGGCGGGGCGGGTGCGGCTCCGGCGGCAGCGATGGCGGAAGGCGCGGCGATGGGTGGCGCGAAAATCCCGGAGGGCGGCGAGGCGTTGCTGACGGGCGATGTGATCAAGGACTTCACGATCTCGGCGCAGAGCGGGAATGAAAACGCGTTTTCGCTCTCAAGGGTGGATGTGAAGGGGCAGGCGTTTTCACGCGCGATCAAAATGGAGACGATGCGCGACCTGAGTCCGGCGTGGGCGGTGGAGGCGCGGGTGCCGCTCGGGAAGGCGGTCAAGAAAGGCGATACGGGGCTCGTGCGGTTTTTCGCGCGGGCGGTGGCGTCGGCCGATGAAACGGGCGCGGGTTATGTGCGCGTCGTGGTGCAGCAGGCGGGGCCGAATTATGCGAAGAGCGTGGAGAGCACGGTGACGATGCGCGGGGAGTGGCAGGAGTTTTTGCTGCCGTTCACGTTCGTGGACAGCTACGGGAAAGGCGGGCTGGAGCTGTCATTTGGATTTGGATTCAAGCGGGAGACGGTGGAGATCGGCGGAATCGAGGTGCTCGGTTTCGGCACGCAGGTGAAGGCGGCGGATCTGCCGAAGACGCGGTTCACGTATGTGGGGCGTGAAGCGGATGCGGCGTGGAGAAAAGAGGCGCTGGCGCGCATTGAGAAGATCCGGAAATCGGCGTTTGTGATCGAGACGCGCGATGCGAACGGGCAGCCGGTGGCGGGGGCGACGATCAAGGTGGAGCAGGTGCGCAGTGCGTTTCACTTTGGAACGGCGCTTCAGTTCGCGCGGCTCACGCAGGATTCGCCGGACAATAAAATCTACCGCGAGAAAGCGAAGGAGTTGTTCAATGCGGCGAGTCCGGAGAACGATTTGAAGTGGCCGGTGTGGATCGGGGAGTGGAAGGGCGCGTACAGCCAGCAGCAGTCGCTAGAGGGGCTGCGCTGGCTGCGGGAAAATGGATTCCACGTGCGCGGGCATGTGCTGGTGTGGCCGGGTTGGAAGAATCTGCCTGAGATGATCAAGAAGCTGAACGGCTCGAAGAAAGAGCGGGCGACGATTCCCGGGCTCGTACTGAAGCACATCGCCGAGATCACGGGGGCGACGAAGGAGTTTATCCAGGAGTGGGATGTTTTGAATGAGCCGTACGATAACCACGACCTGATGGCGCTATTCGGGAACGACATCATGACGGAGTGGTTCAAGGCGGCGGAGAAAGGTGCTCCGGGTGTGCCACTTTATCTGAACGATTACAGCAATCACGACCTCGTGGCGGACAAGGCGCATTGCCTGGAGTTTTTCAAGGTGGCGAAGTTCCTTCAGTCGAAGGGCTCGCCGCTGGGTGGACTCGGATTGCAGGGGCACATCAGCGCGCAGCCGAACCCGCCGGAGAATGTACTGGCGGCGCTGGAGGTGTATTCGGAATTCAAGCTCCCGATCCGCATTACGGAGTTCGACATCGATACGGACGACCAGCAGCTCCAAGCGGACTATACGCGGGATTTTCTGATTCTTTGCTACAGTCATCCGAGTGTGGTGGGTGTGCAGCATTGGGGCTTTTGGGAGAAAGCGCACTGGCGACCGAAGGGGGCGCTTTATCGCGGTGACTGGTCGGAGAAGCCGGCGGGAAAAATTTATCGCTCACTCGTGCTCAACGACTGGCGGACGAAAGTGCAGGGCAAAGCCGGCAAGACGGGGAAAGTCGGTGGGCGCGGCTTTCACGGCGAGTATGTCGTGACGGTGGAGCGCGACGGGAAGATGACGCAGCAGACTTTCTCGCTCAAACCGGAAGAGGAGAAAACGACTGTGCAGGTTGTGCTGCCGTGA
- a CDS encoding endo-1,4-beta-xylanase yields MKRILLLIPLLLAAAIAQAQTLLPKGDSLLAGDPVNAFALRVEPHAKDNVKFETVDLAGPGFTRGWRVATLQDTSPMAAIELRGVNSRPVVAGEVALMRFFARATEISDETGAARVLLFIRRNGVDWNSSFEGDFPITREWQEILVPFVWTQDFDKDGAAFMLRFGFKRQTVEIGGVEVIHYGKTQTWAELPRTKFSYKGREADAAWRKAAFGRIEKIRKGDFAINVVDAAGKPVSDAKVVVTQTRAAFQWGSALQMQRLVVDSPENRRYREITEELFNAAGPENDLKWPVWAGEWGAGFSQEQTLAGLRWLKERGFHTRGHVFVWPGHKNLPKPIQERIGTAKQNEIPEMVHAHIREIARATKGLLDEWDVLNEPFTNFDLMKIFGDEVMAPWFKVAREELPGVALYFNDFSNHDATTDADHVAHFEKTTRYLLDHGAPVDGLGMQVHFNGRPNAPENILAVLDRYQKQFALPVRMTEFDVWTMDEELQADFTRDFLILSFSHPSVVGVQHWGFWESTHWRPPAAMYRADWSEKPNARVYKDLVLKKWRTNLEGATDAGGRFAQRGFHGEYSVVVEAGGRRIEKTFSLTPAAGAAELTVTLP; encoded by the coding sequence ATGAAACGCATCCTCCTGCTCATCCCACTCCTGCTGGCCGCCGCGATCGCACAGGCGCAAACATTGTTGCCCAAGGGGGACTCGTTGCTGGCGGGAGATCCGGTCAACGCGTTCGCGCTGCGCGTCGAGCCGCACGCGAAGGACAATGTGAAGTTCGAGACGGTTGATCTCGCGGGGCCGGGGTTTACGCGCGGGTGGCGCGTGGCGACGCTGCAGGATACCAGCCCAATGGCGGCGATCGAGTTGCGGGGAGTTAACTCACGGCCCGTTGTCGCGGGTGAGGTGGCGTTGATGCGTTTTTTCGCGCGAGCGACGGAGATCTCAGACGAGACGGGTGCGGCGCGGGTGTTGCTCTTTATCCGTCGCAACGGCGTGGATTGGAACAGCAGCTTCGAGGGTGATTTTCCGATCACGCGCGAGTGGCAGGAGATCTTGGTGCCGTTCGTATGGACGCAGGATTTCGATAAGGACGGCGCGGCGTTCATGCTGCGCTTCGGCTTCAAGCGGCAGACGGTCGAGATCGGTGGCGTCGAAGTTATTCACTACGGCAAAACGCAGACGTGGGCGGAGCTGCCGCGCACGAAGTTCAGCTACAAGGGTCGCGAGGCCGATGCGGCGTGGCGCAAGGCGGCGTTCGGGCGCATCGAAAAAATCCGCAAGGGGGATTTCGCGATCAACGTCGTGGATGCGGCGGGCAAGCCGGTTTCCGACGCGAAGGTGGTGGTGACGCAGACGCGCGCGGCGTTTCAGTGGGGATCGGCGTTGCAGATGCAGCGGCTGGTCGTGGATTCACCGGAAAACCGGCGCTATCGCGAGATCACCGAGGAGCTTTTTAATGCGGCGGGACCGGAGAACGATTTGAAGTGGCCGGTCTGGGCGGGCGAGTGGGGCGCTGGGTTTTCGCAGGAGCAAACGCTCGCGGGACTGCGCTGGTTGAAAGAGCGCGGCTTTCATACTCGCGGCCATGTCTTCGTCTGGCCGGGGCACAAGAATCTGCCGAAGCCGATTCAGGAGCGGATCGGCACCGCGAAGCAAAATGAGATTCCGGAGATGGTGCACGCGCACATCCGCGAGATTGCCCGCGCGACTAAAGGATTGCTCGACGAGTGGGACGTGCTCAACGAGCCGTTCACGAATTTCGATCTCATGAAGATCTTCGGGGACGAGGTCATGGCGCCGTGGTTCAAGGTCGCGCGCGAGGAACTTCCCGGCGTTGCACTCTACTTCAACGATTTCTCCAATCACGACGCGACGACTGATGCGGATCACGTGGCGCACTTCGAAAAGACGACGCGTTACCTGCTCGATCACGGCGCGCCGGTGGACGGGCTCGGCATGCAGGTTCACTTCAACGGTCGGCCAAACGCTCCGGAAAATATTCTCGCGGTGCTGGATCGTTATCAGAAGCAGTTCGCGCTGCCGGTGCGCATGACGGAGTTCGATGTGTGGACGATGGACGAGGAACTGCAGGCAGATTTCACGCGGGATTTTCTTATCCTGAGTTTTAGTCATCCGAGTGTCGTGGGTGTGCAGCATTGGGGATTCTGGGAGAGCACGCACTGGCGTCCGCCGGCGGCGATGTATCGCGCGGACTGGTCGGAGAAGCCGAACGCGCGTGTGTATAAGGATCTCGTGCTGAAGAAATGGCGGACGAACCTGGAAGGCGCGACCGATGCGGGCGGGCGTTTCGCGCAGCGCGGATTTCACGGCGAGTACTCCGTTGTCGTCGAGGCGGGCGGGCGTCGGATCGAGAAAACGTTTTCACTCACGCCAGCGGCCGGTGCTGCTGAGCTCACGGTCACGCTGCCGTGA
- a CDS encoding TonB-dependent receptor: MSTHPAPAALFLSRVLRGVNHAAGDAFLLENLTTQHLMKSASHPLQDVKTLVAFSLLAATAYSQAVSQPANPPAGADRPAPPVETVAAETLPEEEVINLTPFEVSATTDRGYQATETLAGTRIRTDLKDVGGGLSVYTKEFLKDIGATDNATLLQYTTNAEVAGTRGTYAGLGNGQTLSEESNLRAPAGAQRVRGLAAADTTRDFFVTDIPTDFYNVDRVDIQRGPNSILFGLGSPAGIINASTRNAEFGRNKGSVDARFGSYGTLRGTLDYNHVLIPKVLAIRIDGLAGNEKFQQEHTFQKDRRVYGAIRFDPKLFNRADFQTSFRAKFEHGEIDANRPRIVPPSDRISAWFRPVDNTSIFGGMNKAAVDYGYNISATPSATNPWLSGVGNQQQPIWFVDGSNAQLSRIYGGYINRGARNNDGSVRGSGDSILGQRYSGPFYAIASVNQYATDVRLPLAGLGAYKDMSLRDSSVFNYNDTLIDGPNKSEWENWDTYNLTFTQSGWDNRVGVEVNYDRQKYDRGGQGMINPTLNIDLLQNFQDLSPNPNFGRPFVTAGDGNGSSYVSDREYIRGSLFAELRAADFFDKESLLTRILGKHRFNGVYAKETYVAENRSWTMNAHSLDWAAYWTRTSGLTTNFNDRGPLSVIYLGPSLASASAAAGANIPGVNANVNYKDGSIYHFNSTWTGGTNYGDPWTVPTNLLPIYFASTATPTALTQASNPANYTGWNSGYQTNLLRSDRGANTDLLTAAQKIKRGTTSYAGSWQGYLWNDAIIPTFGWRYDTVETRNVAARPNPGNRGILNLSPNGVNSYGFSRGAGDTNIDGTTNQFYSLIKDHSTSGGLVVHLNKLLGKRDVLPINASLSYNTSRNFQVTPARRDIYGKLIDNPTGETTDYGVLLSTKNGKYSFRAVKYKTIVENASISGDVAGLVGNPIQQGLRFRNVFLYKLSNYPWETREQNGDRNTWAAAYVDNTSGRPVAAGNATTPPANSTLQNATQAASMRDASIRAWNTIQQDLQAKNYFSYWGYNPPTSGLTDRSTYEATLVGINPAAQYAQSTSSVYLYSYPGGGPPGLTLTSETESEGYEFELTANPTPNWRVSFNASETVAIRNNVGGPLLDEFVAYMDAAMAGPAGDMRQFSGGYSASNEVRTNWNNQRSNYVLLKLQQGAAAAELRKWRYNVTTNYSFRKGPIKGTGIGGSYRWQDKVVIGYPTIAGAGGLGSFDLSKPYYGPSEDGLDMWINYERKITKKINWKIQLNVRNLFDKEGLIPITVQPDGQTWAGMRIKPVQEWFVTNTFSF, from the coding sequence ATGTCCACGCATCCTGCGCCTGCAGCATTGTTTCTTTCCCGCGTATTGCGCGGCGTGAACCACGCAGCAGGTGATGCTTTCCTCCTGGAAAACCTGACCACCCAACACCTCATGAAAAGCGCAAGTCATCCCCTGCAAGACGTGAAGACGCTCGTCGCCTTCTCGTTACTTGCCGCGACCGCCTACTCGCAGGCGGTTTCCCAACCAGCCAACCCTCCGGCCGGAGCTGATCGTCCGGCTCCGCCTGTCGAAACAGTCGCAGCTGAAACTCTGCCTGAAGAGGAGGTTATCAACCTGACTCCCTTCGAAGTCAGCGCGACCACGGACCGCGGTTATCAAGCCACTGAGACGCTCGCCGGCACGCGCATCCGCACGGATCTGAAAGACGTCGGCGGCGGCCTTTCTGTTTATACCAAGGAATTCCTCAAGGACATCGGTGCGACCGATAACGCCACACTCCTCCAATATACGACCAATGCCGAGGTCGCCGGTACACGCGGAACGTACGCGGGCCTGGGCAATGGCCAGACACTCAGTGAGGAAAGCAATCTGCGCGCGCCTGCGGGTGCGCAACGCGTGCGCGGTCTGGCTGCGGCCGACACGACGCGTGATTTCTTCGTCACGGATATTCCGACTGATTTCTACAACGTTGATCGCGTCGATATTCAGCGCGGACCCAACTCCATTCTATTCGGTCTCGGCAGTCCTGCCGGCATCATCAACGCCTCGACGCGAAACGCCGAGTTCGGGAGAAACAAAGGCAGTGTCGATGCGCGCTTCGGTTCGTACGGCACGCTGCGCGGCACCCTCGATTACAACCATGTGCTGATTCCCAAGGTGCTAGCCATCCGCATCGATGGTCTCGCGGGCAACGAGAAATTCCAGCAGGAGCATACGTTTCAGAAAGACCGGCGTGTTTACGGGGCGATTCGTTTCGATCCGAAGCTTTTCAACCGGGCTGATTTTCAGACCAGTTTTCGTGCGAAGTTTGAGCACGGTGAGATCGACGCGAATCGTCCGCGCATCGTTCCTCCCTCGGACCGCATTTCCGCGTGGTTCCGCCCAGTGGATAACACGAGCATCTTTGGCGGTATGAACAAGGCGGCGGTTGATTACGGCTACAATATCAGTGCGACTCCATCGGCCACCAATCCGTGGCTAAGCGGCGTGGGTAATCAGCAGCAGCCGATCTGGTTTGTGGACGGTTCCAACGCCCAGCTCTCCCGGATCTATGGCGGCTACATTAATCGCGGCGCGCGCAACAACGACGGCTCGGTGCGCGGTTCCGGCGACTCCATCCTCGGGCAGCGTTACTCCGGTCCATTCTACGCCATCGCCAGCGTGAACCAGTATGCGACGGATGTCCGTCTGCCGCTGGCCGGGCTGGGCGCGTACAAGGACATGTCCCTGCGCGACTCTTCGGTCTTTAATTACAACGACACCCTGATCGATGGTCCGAACAAATCGGAATGGGAAAACTGGGATACCTACAACCTGACATTCACCCAGTCCGGGTGGGACAACCGTGTGGGCGTCGAGGTGAATTACGACCGGCAGAAATATGATCGCGGCGGTCAGGGCATGATCAATCCGACCCTGAACATCGACCTCTTGCAGAACTTCCAAGATCTCTCTCCGAATCCAAATTTCGGACGCCCCTTCGTGACGGCGGGTGATGGCAACGGCAGCTCCTACGTGAGCGATCGTGAGTACATTCGCGGCTCTCTTTTCGCAGAACTGCGCGCCGCAGATTTCTTCGATAAGGAAAGCCTGCTCACGAGAATCCTCGGCAAGCATCGCTTCAACGGAGTTTACGCGAAAGAGACGTACGTTGCCGAGAATCGTAGCTGGACCATGAATGCCCACTCGCTCGATTGGGCTGCTTACTGGACGCGCACCTCTGGTCTCACGACCAACTTCAATGATCGTGGGCCGCTGTCCGTGATCTATCTCGGGCCCTCCCTGGCGAGCGCATCGGCGGCCGCCGGGGCGAACATCCCGGGCGTGAACGCGAACGTGAACTACAAGGATGGAAGCATCTATCACTTCAACTCCACTTGGACTGGTGGGACCAACTACGGCGATCCCTGGACGGTGCCCACCAATTTACTCCCGATCTATTTTGCGTCCACCGCCACCCCTACAGCGCTCACTCAGGCGTCAAACCCGGCCAACTACACGGGCTGGAATAGCGGTTATCAAACCAACCTCTTGCGTTCTGATCGGGGGGCAAACACGGACCTCCTCACGGCCGCCCAGAAAATCAAGCGCGGGACGACGTCCTATGCGGGTTCCTGGCAGGGCTATCTCTGGAACGATGCGATCATTCCCACCTTTGGCTGGCGCTATGATACTGTCGAAACACGGAACGTCGCGGCCCGTCCTAATCCCGGTAATCGCGGCATTCTTAATCTAAGCCCCAATGGCGTTAATTCCTACGGATTCTCTCGCGGAGCAGGCGACACCAACATCGATGGCACCACCAATCAGTTCTACTCCCTTATCAAGGACCACTCCACGAGTGGCGGCCTCGTGGTGCATCTGAACAAACTCCTCGGCAAGCGCGACGTCCTGCCAATCAACGCGAGCCTCTCCTACAACACATCCAGGAACTTTCAGGTCACGCCCGCCCGGCGCGACATCTACGGCAAGCTGATCGACAATCCTACCGGTGAGACCACGGACTATGGCGTGCTGCTCTCCACCAAGAACGGCAAATACTCCTTCCGCGCCGTGAAATACAAGACGATCGTGGAAAACGCCTCGATCTCCGGCGATGTGGCCGGGCTCGTCGGAAATCCGATCCAGCAAGGTCTGCGTTTCCGCAATGTGTTCCTGTACAAGCTATCTAACTACCCGTGGGAGACGCGCGAACAGAACGGCGACCGCAACACTTGGGCGGCGGCCTATGTGGATAACACCAGTGGACGTCCGGTTGCCGCGGGCAACGCCACGACGCCACCGGCCAACTCCACGCTTCAGAACGCGACGCAGGCCGCGTCTATGCGCGATGCGTCGATCCGAGCCTGGAACACCATCCAGCAGGATCTGCAGGCCAAAAACTACTTCTCCTATTGGGGATATAATCCGCCGACCTCCGGCCTTACGGATCGCTCGACCTACGAGGCCACCCTCGTCGGTATCAACCCGGCCGCGCAGTATGCGCAGAGCACCTCGAGTGTTTATCTCTACTCGTACCCAGGCGGTGGCCCTCCTGGCCTCACGCTGACCTCGGAGACGGAGTCGGAAGGCTATGAGTTCGAGCTCACGGCCAACCCCACGCCCAACTGGCGCGTTTCCTTCAATGCCTCCGAGACGGTTGCCATCCGCAATAATGTCGGTGGCCCGCTGCTCGACGAGTTCGTTGCCTACATGGACGCGGCGATGGCTGGTCCCGCCGGTGATATGCGCCAGTTCTCGGGCGGCTACTCCGCTTCGAACGAGGTGCGTACCAACTGGAACAATCAGCGTAGCAACTACGTCCTCCTCAAGCTCCAGCAGGGTGCCGCCGCGGCCGAGCTCCGCAAGTGGCGCTACAATGTCACCACGAACTACTCGTTCCGCAAAGGTCCGATCAAGGGGACCGGCATTGGTGGCAGCTACCGCTGGCAGGACAAAGTGGTCATCGGTTATCCGACTATCGCTGGCGCGGGTGGTCTGGGCAGCTTCGATCTCTCGAAGCCTTACTACGGCCCCTCGGAAGACGGCCTCGACATGTGGATCAATTACGAGCGCAAGATAACGAAAAAGATCAACTGGAAGATCCAGCTTAACGTCCGCAACCTCTTCGACAAAGAAGGCCTGATTCCGATCACGGTGCAGCCTGACGGGCAGACGTGGGCGGGCATGCGTATCAAGCCAGTCCAGGAATGGTTCGTCACTAATACCTTCAGCTTCTGA
- a CDS encoding sialate O-acetylesterase, producing MRLASLLFLALVITLVAPAVKAAAALEKPLLSPVFTDHMVLQRDRPNTFWGWAAPGEKIHIAIGSHSATAHAASDGRWETQLTPPPGNTASPCTLVVETPLQRTELRDLLVGDIWLCGGQSNMDFPLADSQNGSSEITAANHPNIRFLKIPQRARYSPASLPESHWQACTPANARASGLSAVAYFFARKVHADTGVPIGIVQAAVGGSPAEAWISEDALQPFPEFRPHLAELARLRASAAPEYGNFIMHWYDRYDTGSLNSPWAQPSLDDSAWKPVAVPGAFPALALSDVPAVVWLRREITLPDPLPPGGAHLHLGSVEKMDTVFLNGQWIGSSAWVENPRIYKIPAATLKPGKNLLALRIFKVTSLDAFLSPPETLQLVLGDNTRFPLAGAAWKAAISVDARPPHPLPLGFENWPVMPTVLHRGMIEPLAPLTIRGALWYQGEANASRAFQYRSLLPALIADWRLTFRQPELPFYIVGLPAFMPRRTEPVAEDWPELRESQALTAHTVPHTGLAVTIDSGEADDIHPKDKKIVGERLALLALNDLYGKQLAAHGPEFARADFLPDGRVCLHFNYTAGGLIQRGEKLTGFAIAGADRKWHWADATLVGDTVIVSSPDAPHPVAVRHAWQSNPAVSLFNTAGLPAVPFRTDDWPGITHPSPR from the coding sequence ATGCGCCTCGCTTCCCTGCTCTTCCTCGCCCTCGTAATCACGCTCGTCGCACCTGCCGTCAAAGCCGCCGCCGCACTCGAAAAACCGCTGCTAAGTCCCGTCTTCACCGACCACATGGTCCTGCAACGCGATCGCCCCAACACCTTCTGGGGCTGGGCCGCTCCGGGCGAAAAAATCCACATCGCCATCGGCTCACACTCCGCAACCGCTCATGCCGCGTCCGACGGCCGCTGGGAAACACAGCTCACACCACCACCCGGGAACACCGCCAGTCCATGCACCCTTGTAGTTGAAACACCCCTTCAACGCACCGAACTCCGCGACCTCCTCGTCGGCGACATCTGGCTCTGCGGCGGCCAGTCCAACATGGATTTCCCCCTCGCCGACTCGCAAAACGGCTCATCCGAAATCACCGCCGCCAACCATCCAAACATCCGCTTCTTAAAAATCCCTCAACGCGCACGCTATTCCCCCGCATCTCTTCCTGAATCCCACTGGCAAGCCTGCACGCCCGCCAACGCTCGCGCCTCTGGCCTCTCCGCCGTCGCCTACTTTTTCGCGCGCAAAGTCCACGCCGACACCGGAGTTCCCATCGGCATCGTCCAGGCCGCCGTCGGCGGCTCGCCCGCCGAAGCCTGGATAAGCGAAGACGCGCTCCAGCCATTTCCCGAATTCCGCCCTCACCTCGCCGAGCTCGCCCGACTCCGCGCCTCCGCCGCTCCCGAGTACGGCAACTTCATCATGCATTGGTACGACCGCTACGACACCGGCTCTCTCAACTCCCCCTGGGCGCAACCGTCCCTCGACGACTCCGCGTGGAAACCCGTCGCAGTCCCCGGCGCCTTTCCCGCGCTCGCTCTCTCCGACGTTCCCGCCGTCGTCTGGCTCCGCCGCGAAATCACCCTTCCCGATCCGCTCCCGCCAGGCGGCGCACACCTCCATCTCGGTTCAGTGGAAAAAATGGATACCGTCTTTCTCAACGGCCAGTGGATCGGCTCCAGCGCCTGGGTGGAAAATCCACGCATCTACAAAATCCCCGCCGCCACTCTGAAACCCGGGAAAAATCTCCTCGCCCTCCGCATATTCAAAGTCACTTCCCTCGACGCCTTCCTCAGCCCGCCCGAAACACTCCAGCTCGTCCTCGGCGACAACACACGCTTTCCACTCGCCGGTGCCGCATGGAAAGCCGCCATCAGCGTCGATGCCCGCCCGCCCCACCCGCTTCCCCTCGGCTTCGAAAACTGGCCCGTCATGCCCACCGTGCTTCATCGCGGCATGATCGAGCCGCTCGCCCCGCTCACGATCCGCGGTGCGCTCTGGTATCAAGGCGAAGCCAACGCCAGCCGCGCCTTCCAATACCGCTCGCTCCTGCCCGCTCTCATCGCCGACTGGCGCCTCACCTTCCGCCAGCCGGAACTCCCCTTCTACATCGTCGGCCTCCCCGCCTTCATGCCCCGCCGCACCGAGCCCGTCGCTGAAGACTGGCCCGAACTCCGCGAATCCCAAGCCCTCACCGCACACACCGTTCCCCACACCGGCCTCGCCGTCACCATCGACTCCGGCGAAGCCGACGACATCCACCCGAAGGATAAAAAAATCGTCGGCGAACGCCTCGCGCTGCTCGCCCTCAACGATCTCTACGGGAAACAACTCGCCGCCCACGGCCCCGAGTTCGCCCGCGCCGATTTTCTCCCCGACGGACGCGTGTGCCTGCATTTCAACTACACCGCTGGCGGCCTCATCCAGCGCGGCGAAAAACTCACCGGCTTCGCCATCGCCGGCGCAGATCGCAAGTGGCACTGGGCCGATGCGACACTCGTCGGCGACACCGTGATCGTCTCCTCGCCCGACGCGCCGCACCCCGTTGCCGTCCGCCACGCCTGGCAGTCCAACCCCGCCGTCTCCCTCTTCAACACCGCCGGCCTCCCCGCCGTGCCCTTCCGCACCGACGACTGGCCCGGCATCACCCACCCCAGTCCGCGCTGA